CGGAGCGGATTTGCGCAGTATTCGTGAGCAAGCGATTGCGCATCTGAATGAATTCAATTTGTCGACGACACTGGTCGTAACGTTGAAAAAAGACCTGAACGATCATGAGGTTGGCAGCATTATTCGTTACGGATTGGAGCAGCAGGCAGTGCGTGGAGTGACGATTCAACCGATTCAGGCGGCGGGACGCTTGCAGGGCTATGATCCTGCGACCGATCGGTTGACAGTGAGCGAGGTACGGCAGATGATTATCGACCAGTCCGGTGTGTTTAATGCGGACGATATTTTACCTGTGCCTTGTCATCCTGACTGTCTAGCGATGGGCTATGCACTCAAGCTGAATGGGGAGGTATTGCCGTTAACACGTATGATTGATCCCAATATTCTGTTGGAAGGCGATAGCAATACCATCGTATTTGAAAATGAACCAGCGATTCGCGGCAAGTTGTTTGAATTGCTATCCACGGGTCATTCGCCTGTGTCCTCGGCGCTCTCGCTTAAAAGTCTACTATGTTGTCTGCCGCTTGCTGCTGTGCCAGAGAAGATCGTATACGACAATGTATTTCGCGTCATTATTATGCAGTTTTTGGATGCGTATAATTTTGATGTGCGTTCTGTGAAAAAGTCGTGTGTGCATATTGCTCATCCAGACGGACGGATTATTCCGTTTGACACGTACAATATGTTTTATCGGGATGATAAGGAGAAGCTGTTGGAGGAGCGCAAGCAGGAGATCGCTACGGCTTGGGATTGATGATCGCATGGTTAAATATAGAATGCCCTATCATTTTATTTTGCCAAGTCGTAAGTATTCAGGAATATGCATAGAAGAACGATAATAATAAAGGGGTAGCCCGCTTGCTTGTGACCTATACATCCTTCAATGTGTGAGGTGAAGGCAGAGGGCGCTCACTACATAATCAGACCAAAGGGGAACGCACGTAGATGAGAGAGAGAAGCAGCAGAATTCAGAATTATGCAGCAGGAGCAATAGTAAGTCTGGCGATGGTAACGGGAACACTATCGCCTTGGACGGCGACGACCACGGTATGGGCAGCTGAACAAAATAATAGTCAGACAGGGATCGCTTCCGTGTTAAACGGTCAAACGTATCTGTTGACAGATGGCACATTATGGGCGCAATCGCTCAAAGGACCATGGCATTCGGAATACAATTTCAAAGGCATCACGGTAGGCAGCAACAATCAATATTATGGCTGGACAACGGGTGGACAGGTACTAACATGGGATGACGTTACTGGCAAAGCAACGATTATATCCGGTATCAGCAATGCTGCGCAGGTGTCCGGTAATGGTATCGTGCTAGGACGTGATGGCAAAATCAATATGGTCGGTTCAGACAAACCGGATACACTGCCAATGAATGTGAAAATGATCGATGGACACGAGGACTCGTATGCAACGGTGAATCAATCCGGTGACATGTTCTACTATAGCTCCTATCGCAATGGGCTTGGGCGCAAGGTGGGCAGTTATCCAGATGCTGCTGCCATTCGTCAAGATGGAGTCGGCTTGGCTGTGCTCAAAAATGACGGTACGGTTGTACTGCTAGATCTGCTGACTGGCGATGCACCACGTACGCTGGCAACTGACGCGGTATCTATCGATTGGCAAGGCAATAATCGTACATTGCTAGTAGCGAAAAAGGACGGTACAGTCTGGTCGTATAGCCGCTCCAATGGCTTCAACCCACAGCAACTTAGTGAGTTGACAGGCATTACCGAAATCGCTGCTAGTGCAGATGGCATCTATGCTCGTCGCAGTGACGGTAGCTGGGTACGAGATGTGCAGCAATCGGTAACTCCATTCGGCGTGCCGTCTATTACACAATTGAAGCTAGCGTTATCCAAGACGGATGCTGCGATTGGAGATAAAGTCGAAGCACAGGTTCAGGAAGTGTATTCCAACGGCTATACAAGCAGTCGTCCGGCACTTTCTGGCGAATTGGCAGTTGATCAGCCGCAAGTTGCTGAAGTTCTGTCAGATGGTACAGTAAAAGTCAAAGCGCTCGGTGGTGCAACCGTGACACTGAGCGTAGACGGTATGACCGCTCAAGCACCTTTAAACGGAACATCGGAGCAGGCACTAACGGGTGCAGTCATGATCAGCGGTACAGTATATTTGCCCGTGCAATCGGTATTCAAGGCATTGGGTGGAACTGTTGCTGTCAGTGGCAATCAATTCCGTATCAGCTGGGGCAAAGACCAGATTGTGCTGAATAAAAACAGCGCAGTGGCGACTATCAATGGACAAAAGCAGACGCTCAAAGGCAAAGTACAAAGCAGCGCTGGACAAACCGTGTTTCCGGCTGCCTTACTGACCGCTGTCTCCACCAATGCAAAAGTAAGCTGGGATGGATCGTACAAGCAGGCAATTCTAAATGTCAATGGCTCCAAAATCACTGTCCAATCGGCGGATACACAAAAGCTGATCAAGCAGGCAGAAATCGGTAACTTAACCCGACTGCTTGGTAAGTCCTATTGGGTAAATGGTTATAGCGGGGCGGGAGATCGCTTTAGCAAAGTCACTATTCGCGATATTACTGCGGAAAAAGATCCGTATAATCACACACGCTTTGTCGTTCATTTCCGTGGCGGCGATGGTAAAGATTACCCATCCAGCATGATGACTGGCTCGGAAATTACCAATCTGATTGGAGATTCCTCGGAATTTTTCACATACAACCCGTATAGCAAATACAACTGGTCGCAGTCCACATGGAACCATATCAAAAATGGCGAAGTGGTTCGCGGTATGACCAAACAGCAGGTACTGCTTTCATGGGGCGAACCGGATCGCAAAGAAGTATCCAAGCAGGGCGGATACAATGTGGAAGTATGGTCGTACATCAGCGACAGCTCACTCGATATGCTCGGATTTGGCGAAGGCGTGGTTTATGAGATTGTTAGCCTGTAAAGATGGTGTGTATGGCTATGAGTGGAATATCTATCCATAATAGTGAATGATAGGTAGTAGGGTGTTAGATAGTAGAATAAGTGATGAGGTTTATGTTTGCATACAGCCTTGGTGTACCTTTTATTGATAAAGGTGTGCCAAGGCTGATTTTTTTAGTTGGCAAATAAATATAGTACGCGATGAGATAAAATGATTAGAAATGGTACTGAAGCGTTTGGTCGAGTAGAGAGTAGAGAGTAGAGAGTAGAGAGTAGAGAGTAGAGAGTAGAGAGTAGAGAGTAGAGAGTAGAGAGTAGAGAGTAGAGAGTAGAAGAGTGAAGTAAAATTTTACAAAAAATCATTATATGAAAAATTCATAATAGAAACTTACATTCAAACTTTATAACTATATAGGGATAATGGAAAGGGGAAGGTAAGATAAGGGAGACAATCATACCGTGCACACAAACACTGCAATCGAGCATTGTGCCGAGCCTATAAAGAAGATCGACTAACTCAATAAAATTGAATCTATAGAAATCAGAAAAAATAAATTGCAGCCTTAGAGAATGCGCGATCTTCAAAAGCGATACGCCAAGATAGCGATTAACCATTCAATAACCATCCAACTGACAGATTTCAGAAAATCGGAAGAACGACTAACCAAGCATTTAAAAATAACATGCGAAGCTGCCGAGCCGAACGAGTGGAAGAGAAAATAAAAAAACAACAAAAATCCTCTCATTTCGCTCCAAACCATCTTATTTTCCTACTAAAATAAATATTTCAACATATGAAAAATTCATAATAATAAAACCTAAATCTGAAAAAAGAAATTATAAAACCCCTCAACCCTACTGTCAAAAGTTATTTTTGCTGGTATGCTTACTACTGATTACGCTATGATCTACAAGGAGGCGCCTATACATATGGACACCAAAGCTCAGCAATTATGGAGAGACATCATACAGCATGCAATGAATATCAATTCCTGTACGATAGATCAGCTGCATCTCCGTCAGGGCGCGACTTTCGAGCAGTTTGTACAATTGGAGCAGACGCTTGCTGTTTCTTTGCCGGAGCCGATGAAGCAATTGTACAGCATTCATGATGGTCAGGAAGAGACGCTGGATATAAACATACTACTGCGAAATCTAACCTTTTTGTCAGTACAACGGATCATTGAGACATGGCAGTTTTTGCAGGAGGAATTTGATCCAGATGGATGGGAACCAGATGCAGGAGATGGAGTTAAACCGTTTCTGTGGAATCCACGTTGGATTCCATTTGCAACGAATGGGGCAGGCGATTATGTATGTATCGATACTGATCCAGCTGCCGATGGTGTGCAGGGACAGGTGTTGTATTTCTGGCACGATTGGGAAAGTCGGACGGTAGAAGCCAACGACTTCTTTCAA
The DNA window shown above is from Paenibacillus sp. JQZ6Y-1 and carries:
- a CDS encoding SMI1/KNR4 family protein gives rise to the protein MDTKAQQLWRDIIQHAMNINSCTIDQLHLRQGATFEQFVQLEQTLAVSLPEPMKQLYSIHDGQEETLDINILLRNLTFLSVQRIIETWQFLQEEFDPDGWEPDAGDGVKPFLWNPRWIPFATNGAGDYVCIDTDPAADGVQGQVLYFWHDWESRTVEANDFFQFVEMCLQEEE
- a CDS encoding radical SAM protein, translated to MPKNRPYLYHELTNSICSTCYRKVEAKIIEENGRMYMFKRCLVHGPEKVLLSTDVAYYHRTREFIKPSEMPLVWNTPIKYGCPYDCGLCPDHEQHSCLTLLEITDHCNLQCPICFAESSPHRTSYRTLEHIAFMLDRIVENEGEPDIVQISGGEPTLHPHFFEILDMCKARPIKHIMVNTNGIRIAREREFVARLAEYMPGFEIYLQFDSFEAHVLKELRGADLRSIREQAIAHLNEFNLSTTLVVTLKKDLNDHEVGSIIRYGLEQQAVRGVTIQPIQAAGRLQGYDPATDRLTVSEVRQMIIDQSGVFNADDILPVPCHPDCLAMGYALKLNGEVLPLTRMIDPNILLEGDSNTIVFENEPAIRGKLFELLSTGHSPVSSALSLKSLLCCLPLAAVPEKIVYDNVFRVIIMQFLDAYNFDVRSVKKSCVHIAHPDGRIIPFDTYNMFYRDDKEKLLEERKQEIATAWD
- a CDS encoding copper amine oxidase N-terminal domain-containing protein translates to MRERSSRIQNYAAGAIVSLAMVTGTLSPWTATTTVWAAEQNNSQTGIASVLNGQTYLLTDGTLWAQSLKGPWHSEYNFKGITVGSNNQYYGWTTGGQVLTWDDVTGKATIISGISNAAQVSGNGIVLGRDGKINMVGSDKPDTLPMNVKMIDGHEDSYATVNQSGDMFYYSSYRNGLGRKVGSYPDAAAIRQDGVGLAVLKNDGTVVLLDLLTGDAPRTLATDAVSIDWQGNNRTLLVAKKDGTVWSYSRSNGFNPQQLSELTGITEIAASADGIYARRSDGSWVRDVQQSVTPFGVPSITQLKLALSKTDAAIGDKVEAQVQEVYSNGYTSSRPALSGELAVDQPQVAEVLSDGTVKVKALGGATVTLSVDGMTAQAPLNGTSEQALTGAVMISGTVYLPVQSVFKALGGTVAVSGNQFRISWGKDQIVLNKNSAVATINGQKQTLKGKVQSSAGQTVFPAALLTAVSTNAKVSWDGSYKQAILNVNGSKITVQSADTQKLIKQAEIGNLTRLLGKSYWVNGYSGAGDRFSKVTIRDITAEKDPYNHTRFVVHFRGGDGKDYPSSMMTGSEITNLIGDSSEFFTYNPYSKYNWSQSTWNHIKNGEVVRGMTKQQVLLSWGEPDRKEVSKQGGYNVEVWSYISDSSLDMLGFGEGVVYEIVSL